From the genome of Silurus meridionalis isolate SWU-2019-XX chromosome 20, ASM1480568v1, whole genome shotgun sequence, one region includes:
- the LOC124403050 gene encoding splicing factor YJU2-like: MMECSSVYFVFVPVLKQTDPENNDYRIESGATRNFQVLENPKRGLKDGDGTSREPAGAEGAESATGSGGFESILQQSSELQKRRKEQEQEEDERELQCKSCGKHIYKGTKLNAQKETVQNKLYLGVPIISFSIKCTRCSAEITFKTDPENTEYLIEHGATRNCQVLENRKRDSKMEMKVLENLQEQKELNQRQARGSMLQQSSELQKRRKKQEQEEDERELDLLLVEQPHLQCGTAHQLFYPPASWWWLSPSRRPVGSSP, from the exons ATGATGGAATGTTCATCTGTATATTTTGTGTTCGTTCCTGTACTTAAACAGACCGACCCTGAAAACAACGATTACAGAATTGAAAGTGGTGCAACGAGAAACTTTCAG GTGTTAGAGAACCCAAAAAGGGGCctaaaagatggagatggaacTTCTAGAGAACCTGCAGGAGCAGAAGGAGCTGAATCAGCGACAGGCTCGGGTGGATTTGAGTCCATTCTGCAGCAGTCCAGTGAGCTGCAGAAGAGACGGaaggaacaggagcaggaggaggatgagAGAGAACTTCA gtgTAAGAGTTGTGGCAAGCACATCTACAAAGGAACAAAGCTAAATGCTCAGAAAGAGACGGTGCAGAATAAGCTGTATCTGGGCGTGCCCATCATTAGTTTTTCAATTAAATGCACGAGATGTTCGGCAGAGATCACGTTTAAG ACCGACCCTGAAAACACCGAATATTTAATAGAGCATGGTGCAACGAGAAACTGTCAG GTGTTAGAGAACAGAAAACGGGACTCAAAGATGGAGATGAAAGTCCTGGAGAACCTGCAGGAACAGAAGGAGCTGAATCAGCGACAGGCTCGGGGGTCCATGCTGCAGCAGTCCAGTGAGCTGCAGAAGAGACGGAAGAaacaggagcaggaggaggatgagAGAGAACTGGATCTCCTCCTTGTGGAACAACCCCACCTGCAGTGTGGTACTGCGCACCAGTTATTTTACCCACCTGCATCCTGGTGGTGGTTGAGCCCTTCTCGAAGGCCTGTCGGTTCATCTCCCTGA
- the LOC124403052 gene encoding splicing factor YJU2-like: MAPFNMRCKSCGKHIYKETTLNAQKETVQNKLYLGVPIIRFSIKCTRCSAEITFKTDPENTEYLIEHGATRNCQVLENRKRDSKMEMKVLENLQEQKELNQRQARGSMLQQSSELQKRRKKQEQEEDERELDLLLVEQPHLQCGTAHQLFYPPASWWWLSPSRRPVGSSP, from the exons ATGGCTCCTTTCAACATGAG gtgtAAGAGTTGTGGCAAGCACATCTACAAAGAAACAACGCTTAATGCTCAGAAAGAGACGGTGCAGAATAAGCTGTATCTGGGCGTGCCCATCATTCGTTTTTCAATTAAATGCACGAGATGTTCGGCAGAGATCACGTTTAAG ACCGACCCTGAAAACACTGAATATTTAATAGAACATGGTGCAACGAGAAACTGTCAG GTGTTAGAGAACAGAAAACGGGACTCAAAGATGGAGATGAAAGTCCTGGAGAACCTGCAGGAACAGAAGGAGCTGAATCAGCGACAGGCTCGGGGGTCCATGCTGCAGCAGTCCAGTGAGCTGCAGAAGAGACGGAAGAaacaggagcaggaggaggatgagAGAGAACTGGATCTCCTCCTTGTGGAACAACCCCACCTGCAGTGTGGTACTGCGCACCAGTTATTTTACCCACCTGCATCCTGGTGGTGGTTGAGCCCTTCTCGAAGGCCTGTCGGTTCATCTCCCTGA
- the LOC124403051 gene encoding splicing factor YJU2-like isoform X2 — MMECSSVYFVFVPVLKQTDPENNDYRIESGATRNFQVLENPKRGLKDGDGTSREPAGAELAESATGSGGFESMLQQSRELEKRRKEQEQEEDERELQEMLEMARTKRLKDSESDSNSDSDQEQENMKKMLKTLKKACAYEKSTDILTAGTETYTKRLNVFGVKRKKCEFYSWGELKSLVSRKKPAAIARAQQPVAGTQTGIDAKPAEGTATALSLLQEYESSDSD; from the exons ATGATGGAATGTTCATCTGTATATTTTGTGTTCGTTCCTGTACTCAAACAGACCGACCCTGAAAACAACGATTACAGAATTGAAAGTGGTGCAACGAGAAACTTTCAG GTGTTAGAGAACCCAAAAAGGGGCctaaaagatggagatggaacTTCTAGAGAACCTGCAGGAGCAGAATTAGCTGAATCAGCGACAGGCTCGGGTGGATTTGAGTCCATGCTGCAGCAGTCCAGGGAGCTGGAGAAGAGACGGaaggaacaggagcaggaggaggatgagAGAGAACTTCA agaaatgctggagatgGCGCGGACGAAAAGGCTGAAGGATTCGGAGTCAGATTCAAACTCGGACTCTGATCAGGAgcaagaaaacatgaaaaagatGCTTAAAACTCTTAAAAAGGCTTGTGCTTATGAGAAATCCACAGACATCCTGACTGCAGGCACAGAAACATATACAAAG CGTCTCAACGTGTTTGGAGTGAAGCGTAAGAAATGTGAGTTTTACAGCTGGGGAGAACTAAAGTCACTAGTATCGAGGAAGAAGCCTGCAGCAATAGCTAGAGCACAACAGCCTGTTGCTGGAACTCAGACTGGTATAG ATGCAAAACCTGCAGAAGGAACCGCCACCGCGCTCAGCCTGCTACAAGAATATGAAAGCAGCGACTCCGACTAG
- the LOC124403051 gene encoding splicing factor YJU2-like isoform X4, translated as MMECSSVYFVFVPVLKQTDPENNDYRIESGATRNFQVLENPKRGLKDGDGTSREPAGAELAESATGSGGFESMLQQSRELEKRRKEQKQEEIERELQEMLEMARTKRLKDSESDSNSDSDQEQENMKKMLKTLKKACAYEKSTDILTAGTETYTKMQNLQKEPPPRSACYKNMKAATPTSPVMVKETSS; from the exons ATGATGGAATGTTCATCTGTATATTTTGTGTTCGTTCCTGTACTCAAACAGACCGACCCTGAAAACAACGATTACAGAATTGAAAGTGGTGCAACGAGAAACTTTCAG GTGTTAGAGAACCCAAAAAGGGGCctaaaagatggagatggaacTTCTAGAGAACCTGCAGGAGCAGAATTAGCTGAATCAGCGACAGGCTCGGGTGGATTTGAGTCCATGCTGCAGCAGTCCAGGGAGCTGGAGAAGAGACGGAAGGAACAGAAGCAGGAGGAGATTGAGAGAGAACTTCA agaaatgctggagatgGCGCGGACGAAAAGGCTGAAGGATTCGGAGTCAGATTCAAACTCGGACTCTGATCAGGAgcaagaaaacatgaaaaagatGCTTAAAACTCTTAAAAAGGCTTGTGCTTATGAGAAATCCACAGACATCCTGACTGCAGGCACAGAAACATATACAAAG ATGCAAAACCTGCAGAAGGAACCGCCACCGCGCTCAGCCTGCTACAAGAATATGAAAGCAGCGACTCCGACTAGTCCTGTCATGGTGAAGGAAACCTCTAGTTAG
- the LOC124403051 gene encoding splicing factor YJU2-like isoform X1 → MMECSSVYFVFVPVLKQTDPENNDYRIESGATRNFQVLENPKRGLKDGDGTSREPAGAELAESATGSGGFESMLQQSRELEKRRKEQKQEEIERELQEMLEMARTKRLKDSESDSNSDSDQEQENMKKMLKTLKKACAYEKSTDILTAGTETYTKRLNVFGVKRKKCEFYSWGELKSLVSRKKPAAIARAQQPVAGTQTGIDAKPAEGTATALSLLQEYESSDSD, encoded by the exons ATGATGGAATGTTCATCTGTATATTTTGTGTTCGTTCCTGTACTCAAACAGACCGACCCTGAAAACAACGATTACAGAATTGAAAGTGGTGCAACGAGAAACTTTCAG GTGTTAGAGAACCCAAAAAGGGGCctaaaagatggagatggaacTTCTAGAGAACCTGCAGGAGCAGAATTAGCTGAATCAGCGACAGGCTCGGGTGGATTTGAGTCCATGCTGCAGCAGTCCAGGGAGCTGGAGAAGAGACGGAAGGAACAGAAGCAGGAGGAGATTGAGAGAGAACTTCA agaaatgctggagatgGCGCGGACGAAAAGGCTGAAGGATTCGGAGTCAGATTCAAACTCGGACTCTGATCAGGAgcaagaaaacatgaaaaagatGCTTAAAACTCTTAAAAAGGCTTGTGCTTATGAGAAATCCACAGACATCCTGACTGCAGGCACAGAAACATATACAAAG CGTCTCAACGTGTTTGGAGTGAAGCGTAAGAAATGTGAGTTTTACAGCTGGGGAGAACTAAAGTCACTAGTATCGAGGAAGAAGCCTGCAGCAATAGCTAGAGCACAACAGCCTGTTGCTGGAACTCAGACTGGTATAG ATGCAAAACCTGCAGAAGGAACCGCCACCGCGCTCAGCCTGCTACAAGAATATGAAAGCAGCGACTCCGACTAG